In Lacrimispora indolis DSM 755, a genomic segment contains:
- the mngB gene encoding mannosylglycerate hydrolase, whose translation MADRIHIVPHFHWDREWYFTAEESRILLVRDMEEVLTMLETRKEYPCFVLDGQTSVLEDYFSVKPENYERVRRLVKQGKLIIGPWYTQTDEMVVGGESIIRNLLYGMMDCEKLGPRMDIGYLPDSFGQTARLPQILNGFGIKRCIFWRGTSERMGTDKTEFYWEGPDGSKVLVQLLPLGYAIGKYLPTESDELKTRLDKYLPVLDKGAAANDILLPNGHDQMPIQKDIFQVMEQIKKLYPERTVSIGRYEEVFRRTEELEGLDTLRGEFLDGKYMRVHRSIYSSRADLKSANTRIENKVTNLLEPLMSIAYSLGIPYEHGLMEQLWKELLQNHAHDSIGCCCSDKVHRAIGDRFFLAEERADQLMDFYMRQIVDSMDSSISVDKLTAFNLLAYERTEVITGEVITRIRNFELEDEAGRRIPFEICRKETIDPGLIDRQIVHYGNYEPFVKYQIVFQDTIPAMGYRTYFLKESQKENRSAAGGTLTDVIENRYYKIEVLKNGTLCITDKERGNTYSEVLLLEDGSDDGDGYDYSPLEEDFMVTGKDVEADVKIHCLDHMTKAVIRYSMPVPKNLESRKKRSCDVVLDVLWNITLKKDSRMIEITAEVHNHAKDHRLRVLVPNGMGAQYSICDNQLGIIRRPVKDPGMEVWEKENWSERPDSIYPFLSYVHPEGDRGIAVLTNSVREYEMTGREYDTTAITLFRCVGVLGKENLCRRPGRPSGIKMETPDSQMQGVQRFDFALTTWIPCAAQQAKEYITPVVTYNKMPYHAMKLNPTEISVPYQYSLLKIEEKQLILSALKKAEKAEELILRCYNPSDRSLPLRIDSDRLVWSECRLDEKKIRESADCSSIVVEPGQIRTLSVRPEK comes from the coding sequence TTGGCAGATCGTATACATATAGTTCCACATTTTCATTGGGATAGGGAGTGGTATTTTACTGCGGAAGAATCCAGGATCTTACTGGTGCGCGACATGGAAGAGGTTCTCACCATGCTGGAAACCAGAAAGGAATACCCCTGCTTTGTCTTAGATGGACAGACCTCAGTTTTGGAAGATTATTTTTCTGTGAAACCGGAAAATTATGAGCGTGTCAGGAGACTGGTAAAACAGGGAAAGCTGATCATAGGTCCCTGGTATACCCAGACCGATGAGATGGTAGTAGGAGGGGAATCCATAATCCGTAATCTGCTTTATGGCATGATGGACTGTGAAAAGCTGGGGCCGCGTATGGATATTGGGTATCTGCCGGATTCTTTTGGGCAGACAGCCCGGCTGCCGCAGATTTTAAATGGGTTCGGAATCAAACGGTGTATATTTTGGCGCGGGACCTCGGAGCGAATGGGTACGGACAAAACCGAATTTTACTGGGAGGGACCGGACGGATCAAAGGTTCTGGTCCAGCTTCTGCCCCTGGGGTATGCAATCGGAAAATACCTGCCAACAGAGTCGGATGAGCTGAAAACAAGACTGGATAAATACCTTCCGGTATTGGATAAGGGAGCCGCGGCAAATGATATACTCCTTCCTAACGGCCATGACCAGATGCCAATTCAAAAAGATATTTTTCAGGTGATGGAACAGATTAAGAAGCTGTATCCCGAAAGAACGGTTTCCATAGGTCGTTACGAAGAGGTCTTTCGGCGCACAGAGGAATTGGAAGGCTTAGATACGCTTAGGGGAGAATTTCTGGATGGGAAATATATGCGTGTTCACAGAAGTATTTATTCATCCAGAGCTGATTTGAAATCTGCAAATACCAGGATTGAAAACAAAGTAACGAATTTACTGGAGCCCTTGATGAGCATCGCATATAGTCTGGGGATCCCATATGAGCATGGATTAATGGAGCAGCTATGGAAAGAGCTTTTGCAAAACCATGCCCATGATTCCATTGGCTGCTGCTGCAGTGATAAAGTACATCGGGCAATTGGGGACCGTTTCTTTCTTGCGGAAGAACGGGCCGATCAATTAATGGATTTTTACATGCGCCAGATTGTCGACAGCATGGACAGCAGCATATCTGTGGATAAACTTACTGCATTTAATCTCCTTGCGTATGAAAGAACCGAGGTGATAACAGGGGAGGTTATAACCAGGATCCGTAATTTTGAGCTGGAAGATGAAGCAGGCAGGAGGATCCCCTTTGAAATCTGCAGAAAGGAAACCATTGATCCGGGATTGATTGACAGACAGATCGTACACTATGGAAATTATGAACCCTTTGTGAAATACCAGATTGTTTTCCAGGATACCATACCGGCTATGGGATACCGGACCTATTTTTTAAAGGAATCACAAAAAGAGAATCGGAGTGCAGCCGGGGGCACTTTAACGGATGTGATCGAAAACAGATATTATAAGATTGAAGTGTTAAAAAACGGTACTTTGTGTATTACGGATAAGGAGAGGGGAAATACCTATTCGGAAGTCCTTTTGCTGGAAGACGGCAGTGACGATGGGGATGGATACGATTATTCTCCTCTTGAAGAGGATTTTATGGTTACAGGCAAAGACGTTGAGGCAGATGTGAAGATCCACTGCTTAGACCATATGACAAAAGCGGTCATCCGGTATTCCATGCCTGTTCCCAAAAATCTGGAGAGCAGAAAAAAAAGGAGCTGTGATGTTGTACTGGATGTGCTCTGGAATATCACTTTAAAAAAGGATTCCAGGATGATTGAGATTACGGCGGAAGTCCATAATCATGCAAAGGATCACCGCCTTCGGGTGCTGGTCCCCAACGGAATGGGAGCCCAATATTCTATCTGTGACAATCAATTGGGAATCATACGGCGGCCGGTAAAAGACCCTGGGATGGAGGTTTGGGAAAAAGAAAACTGGTCAGAGCGCCCGGATTCCATCTATCCCTTCCTTTCCTACGTACACCCGGAAGGTGACAGGGGAATTGCAGTCCTCACCAATTCTGTACGTGAATATGAGATGACGGGCCGGGAGTATGACACCACGGCAATTACCCTGTTCCGCTGCGTTGGAGTGCTGGGCAAGGAGAATTTATGCCGCCGGCCGGGAAGACCTTCCGGAATTAAGATGGAAACACCGGATTCCCAGATGCAGGGCGTGCAAAGATTTGATTTTGCCCTGACAACCTGGATTCCATGTGCTGCACAACAGGCAAAAGAGTATATCACTCCGGTTGTCACATACAATAAGATGCCATATCATGCCATGAAATTAAATCCAACGGAAATCAGTGTGCCATATCAGTATAGCCTTCTGAAGATAGAGGAAAAACAATTGATCTTAAGTGCACTTAAAAAAGCAGAAAAAGCAGAAGAGCTGATTCTCCGCTGCTATAATCCATCTGACCGCAGCCTTCCGCTCCGCATAGATTCAGACCGGCTGGTCTGGAGTGAGTGCAGGCTGGATGAAAAGAAAATAAGGGAAAGTGCAGACTGCAGTTCTATAGTTGTAGAGCCTGGTCAGATCAGGACCCTTTCGGTAAGGCCGGAAAAATAA
- the mngA gene encoding PTS 2-O-a-mannosyl-D-glycerate transporter subunit IIABC produces the protein MNLQGVTNEKLIALNRSYKSKDEAIRDLIEKLYEEKKIRSKEEFYQAVKERESLSATGIDKGIAIPHGKSKTVNDAAFAFASVREPIDDWESLAPDNKVRYVFLLAIPEAEAGSTHLELLAELMTKVSDHRYLEHLLSSKTSREFYTNLSYEPVKAETKKTYEKTIVAVTACPAGIAHTYMAAEALVQAGEEMGVKVYVEKQGANGVEGRHTAEHLKEADAAIFAVDVAVKDSQRFDHLPLYKTKVSAPLKDAKGIISAALDKAKTQEKREYTGSREEDKQSFGSEVKQAVLTGVSYIIPIIVAGGMINAFAVLIAQGFGLQDLYNLDNSWLWLFRKMGGNTLGTLMIPMLSAYMAYSLGDKTALAPGFAAGIAANLINGGFLCGMLGGLVAGYTVRALRKYIPAKGVFSGFVSFWVYPVCSTLIVGIVIIFLLGKPVAWLNQSLIQVLGSMSGSNAGLLGAIIGIMVSFDLGGPVNKAAYTFCVGAMSEGILMPYAAFASIKMVSAFAVTFATLGFKKYFTQEEKEAGMSTWILGLAGITEGAIPLMMADPLRVIFSLCAGSAVTGAIVAMCNIGLDVPGAGIFSLFLLKDGLGGLANAAIWFFAAVLGAVISTILLVLLKKAKFEKQQKA, from the coding sequence ATGAATCTTCAAGGGGTAACAAATGAAAAATTGATTGCTTTAAACCGCAGCTATAAAAGCAAGGATGAGGCAATCCGTGATTTAATTGAAAAGCTTTATGAAGAAAAAAAGATCCGGTCAAAAGAAGAGTTTTATCAGGCAGTAAAAGAGAGGGAAAGCTTATCCGCCACGGGAATTGATAAGGGAATCGCCATTCCCCATGGAAAAAGCAAGACGGTCAATGATGCGGCCTTTGCATTTGCTTCTGTCAGAGAGCCCATAGACGACTGGGAGAGCTTGGCTCCGGATAACAAAGTGCGATACGTGTTTTTGCTGGCAATTCCCGAGGCAGAGGCCGGAAGCACCCATTTGGAGCTGCTGGCAGAATTAATGACAAAGGTATCGGATCATCGTTATCTGGAACATCTTCTCTCGTCCAAAACCAGCCGGGAGTTTTACACAAATCTTTCTTATGAACCGGTAAAAGCGGAAACTAAAAAGACATATGAAAAAACAATCGTAGCTGTGACAGCCTGCCCGGCAGGAATTGCCCATACCTATATGGCCGCAGAAGCGCTGGTTCAGGCAGGGGAAGAAATGGGAGTTAAGGTTTATGTGGAAAAGCAGGGGGCCAATGGCGTGGAGGGCCGCCACACCGCAGAGCATTTAAAGGAAGCTGATGCTGCAATTTTTGCGGTTGATGTGGCGGTGAAGGATTCCCAGCGTTTTGATCACCTTCCGCTTTATAAAACCAAAGTGTCTGCTCCCCTTAAAGACGCAAAGGGCATTATCAGTGCAGCCTTGGATAAAGCGAAAACCCAGGAAAAAAGGGAGTATACGGGAAGCAGGGAAGAGGATAAACAGAGCTTTGGAAGTGAAGTCAAACAGGCGGTGCTCACAGGAGTATCCTATATCATCCCAATCATTGTTGCAGGCGGTATGATCAATGCGTTCGCAGTATTGATAGCCCAGGGCTTTGGACTGCAGGATCTTTATAACCTGGATAACAGCTGGCTGTGGCTGTTTAGAAAGATGGGAGGCAATACTCTTGGAACACTGATGATCCCAATGCTTTCTGCTTATATGGCTTACTCTCTTGGAGATAAGACGGCGCTGGCTCCCGGATTTGCTGCCGGAATTGCCGCAAATTTGATTAACGGCGGATTTTTATGCGGAATGCTGGGAGGCCTGGTTGCCGGTTATACGGTGAGAGCCTTAAGGAAGTATATCCCTGCAAAAGGTGTATTTTCAGGATTCGTTTCGTTTTGGGTATATCCTGTGTGCAGCACGTTGATTGTTGGAATCGTCATCATTTTCCTCCTTGGAAAACCGGTTGCATGGCTGAATCAGTCTCTGATTCAAGTACTGGGAAGTATGAGCGGATCCAATGCCGGACTTCTTGGCGCCATTATTGGAATTATGGTATCCTTTGATCTTGGCGGTCCGGTAAATAAAGCGGCATATACATTCTGTGTCGGTGCCATGTCAGAAGGGATTTTAATGCCGTATGCAGCATTTGCTTCTATTAAAATGGTATCTGCATTTGCAGTAACCTTTGCAACCCTTGGATTTAAAAAGTATTTTACCCAGGAAGAAAAAGAAGCCGGGATGTCCACCTGGATTCTGGGACTTGCCGGAATCACCGAGGGTGCCATCCCTTTAATGATGGCGGATCCGCTACGGGTGATCTTCTCTTTATGCGCCGGATCTGCAGTAACAGGTGCAATTGTGGCCATGTGTAATATCGGCTTGGATGTACCTGGGGCAGGCATTTTCTCCCTGTTCTTATTAAAGGATGGATTAGGCGGACTTGCCAATGCCGCCATATGGTTCTTTGCGGCTGTATTGGGAGCGGTTATTTCTACAATTCTTCTTGTATTATTAAAAAAGGCAAAATTCGAGAAACAACAGAAAGCATAG
- a CDS encoding MurR/RpiR family transcriptional regulator yields MTFQQRVLSHEFQLNDTDDLIVDYINLHRKEIMNLSIRKIAEDIYVAPNAVMRFSKKIGYSGFSELKYALNNEDEPEAGDKTLVHQLMEHLPQNIVKTLDTIDESVIKKVSKTLIEADCCIFAGLGDSYHFCEMMKNNLRCFAKKVECEIHIHDMFYCVEHGKSSDVLVVISARGEHERLLELTQKAKAKGMKTISITHFNKNPLADMTDLQLFFWGEYRVVNDYNVTDRCGLMVLLRLLSEDFWNTYYMV; encoded by the coding sequence ATGACTTTTCAACAGCGGGTTTTGTCCCATGAATTCCAACTGAATGACACCGATGATTTGATCGTTGACTATATCAATCTCCACAGGAAAGAGATCATGAACTTATCTATACGGAAAATAGCGGAAGATATTTACGTTGCGCCCAATGCCGTCATGAGATTTTCAAAGAAGATAGGATACAGCGGTTTTTCTGAGCTGAAATATGCCTTAAACAATGAGGATGAACCGGAGGCCGGAGATAAGACACTGGTCCATCAGCTCATGGAGCATTTGCCGCAGAATATTGTGAAAACATTGGATACGATTGACGAAAGTGTCATTAAAAAAGTATCCAAAACCTTAATCGAGGCGGACTGCTGTATATTTGCCGGACTGGGTGATTCCTATCATTTTTGCGAAATGATGAAGAATAATCTCCGGTGCTTTGCAAAAAAGGTAGAATGTGAAATTCACATTCATGATATGTTTTACTGTGTGGAGCATGGCAAAAGCAGTGATGTTCTGGTTGTCATAAGCGCCCGGGGAGAACATGAACGGCTGCTGGAGCTGACGCAAAAGGCAAAGGCAAAAGGAATGAAGACAATCAGTATCACTCATTTTAACAAGAATCCACTGGCTGATATGACGGATCTGCAGCTGTTTTTCTGGGGAGAGTACCGGGTTGTGAATGATTATAATGTAACGGACCGGTGTGGCCTGATGGTATTGCTGCGGCTTCTGAGTGAGGATTTCTGGAATACGTATTACATGGTTTAG
- a CDS encoding dihydroxyacetone kinase family protein, whose amino-acid sequence MNQQELIAMLERISKIMGRNKNYLIELDSVVGDSDLGLTMTDGFQAAYDSVSDGTEPDLGKLLYKAGKTMGNKVPSTMGTLMAAGLMRAGKVLKGKTELSGADVAVLFEAYEAGVADLGKAKVGDKTFLDGFHPGVEVLKAQVEAGASLEEAFGKAAEAAWNGFEHTTTMIAVHGRAATRGEASRSLKDPGAAVAALMMKAAADR is encoded by the coding sequence ATGAACCAGCAGGAACTGATAGCCATGCTTGAACGAATAAGTAAGATCATGGGGCGAAACAAAAACTACTTAATTGAGCTGGACAGTGTTGTGGGAGACAGTGATCTGGGGCTGACCATGACAGATGGATTTCAGGCGGCTTATGATTCTGTTTCAGACGGGACTGAGCCGGATCTGGGCAAGCTTTTGTACAAGGCCGGGAAAACCATGGGAAATAAGGTTCCTTCCACCATGGGGACCTTGATGGCGGCAGGACTGATGCGTGCCGGAAAGGTTTTAAAAGGAAAGACGGAATTGTCCGGTGCGGATGTTGCCGTTTTGTTTGAAGCTTATGAAGCCGGCGTTGCTGATTTGGGCAAGGCAAAAGTAGGAGATAAGACCTTTTTGGATGGATTTCATCCCGGCGTGGAAGTGCTTAAGGCCCAAGTGGAAGCCGGAGCGTCCCTGGAAGAAGCTTTTGGGAAAGCGGCAGAGGCGGCATGGAATGGTTTTGAGCATACCACAACCATGATCGCCGTTCATGGAAGGGCTGCAACCAGAGGAGAGGCCTCCCGCTCCCTAAAGGATCCCGGAGCCGCTGTGGCAGCTCTTATGATGAAAGCAGCTGCAGACAGATAA
- a CDS encoding dihydroxyacetone kinase subunit DhaK, whose amino-acid sequence MKKLINVPENYVNEMLEGIYLAHPGYVTYTAGDLRCLVTSNKVEGKVGIATGGGSGHLPLFLGYVGKGMLDGCSVGDVFQSPSAEQMLQVTKSIDSGAGVLYIYGNYNGDIFNFDMAAEMADMEEDICVESVVAGEDVASPKAAPGEKNTRRGVAGIFFVFKCAGAAAAAGKDLQEVKRIAKKAAANVRTMGVALTPCTVPRVGHPGFEIGEDEMEIGMGIHGESGIRRGKLESADEITAEMMERILADIPYNAGDEVAVLVNGLGATPLDEQYIVARKVNQILEEKGIKVHRYYVGEYVTSIEMAGLSISLLKMDEELKGYLDAPADTPFFKQGTV is encoded by the coding sequence ATGAAAAAACTGATTAATGTGCCGGAAAACTATGTAAATGAAATGCTGGAGGGGATTTATCTTGCCCATCCCGGCTATGTCACTTATACAGCAGGCGACCTTCGCTGCCTGGTCACCTCCAATAAGGTGGAGGGAAAGGTGGGAATCGCGACCGGAGGAGGTTCGGGGCATCTTCCCCTGTTTCTGGGATATGTGGGAAAGGGGATGTTAGATGGCTGCTCTGTGGGAGATGTCTTCCAGTCCCCCAGTGCGGAGCAGATGCTTCAGGTTACAAAAAGCATTGATTCCGGAGCAGGCGTTCTTTATATTTACGGCAATTATAACGGGGATATCTTTAATTTCGACATGGCTGCAGAGATGGCGGATATGGAAGAGGATATTTGTGTGGAAAGTGTGGTTGCAGGGGAAGATGTGGCATCTCCCAAGGCAGCCCCCGGAGAGAAGAACACCAGAAGAGGGGTAGCCGGTATCTTCTTTGTATTTAAGTGTGCCGGAGCGGCAGCTGCAGCAGGAAAGGATTTGCAGGAGGTAAAGCGGATCGCCAAAAAGGCGGCTGCCAATGTAAGGACCATGGGAGTGGCCCTGACCCCCTGTACGGTGCCGAGAGTAGGCCATCCGGGATTTGAGATCGGAGAAGATGAGATGGAGATCGGCATGGGGATCCATGGAGAGTCTGGAATCCGCCGGGGCAAGCTGGAGAGCGCAGATGAGATCACGGCGGAGATGATGGAACGGATTCTGGCAGATATTCCTTACAATGCCGGTGATGAGGTGGCGGTTCTTGTAAACGGATTGGGAGCCACCCCTCTTGACGAACAGTATATTGTGGCAAGAAAGGTCAATCAGATTCTGGAAGAGAAGGGGATTAAGGTTCACCGTTATTATGTAGGAGAGTATGTGACTTCCATTGAAATGGCCGGCTTGTCCATTTCCCTTTTGAAAATGGATGAGGAACTAAAGGGCTATTTGGATGCTCCGGCAGATACCCCGTTCTTTAAGCAGGGAACAGTGTAA
- a CDS encoding iron-containing alcohol dehydrogenase — protein MALERINAVGTSFFGRGSIGLLPAELKKRGFKRGLIVTDPFLYKNGTGDKVGACLLKAGAEYAIYYLVEPNPSTNVVNECLEAANALEVDLLVAVGGGSAIDTAKAVSIVMANGGRVEDFEGVDRSRKPGIPIVAVNTTAGTGSEVTSFYIVTDPARHSKMCMVDPNSMVTIAVNDVELMMTMPKGLTASTGMDAMTHAIEAAVAKRATPFTDKDALWAMGVIREYLPEAVSDGSNEKAREMMAYGEYSAGMAFSNAGLGMVHAMAHSLGGLKNLPHGICNAVLLPFVMEFNGSRPEAAKRYKKVAEGLKLPGAAAMTGEEAVKESVSCIRRLSKEVGITQNLRELKVDPEDFKDLAQVAMRDSCMEDNPFKPTVREVIEVYGKAYGL, from the coding sequence ATGGCGCTTGAAAGGATCAATGCAGTAGGAACCAGCTTTTTTGGCCGCGGCTCCATTGGACTGCTGCCGGCTGAGCTTAAGAAACGGGGATTTAAACGGGGGCTTATCGTTACGGACCCGTTCCTGTATAAAAATGGTACCGGAGATAAGGTGGGAGCCTGCCTTTTAAAGGCCGGAGCGGAATATGCCATTTACTATCTGGTGGAACCCAATCCTTCCACAAACGTCGTAAATGAATGCCTGGAGGCGGCAAACGCTTTGGAGGTGGATCTTTTAGTGGCGGTAGGAGGAGGTTCTGCCATTGACACGGCAAAGGCGGTCAGCATTGTCATGGCAAACGGCGGCAGGGTGGAGGATTTCGAGGGCGTGGACCGTTCCCGGAAACCGGGGATTCCCATTGTCGCGGTAAATACCACTGCAGGCACCGGTTCCGAAGTGACCTCCTTTTATATCGTGACCGACCCGGCAAGGCATTCCAAGATGTGCATGGTGGACCCCAATTCCATGGTCACCATTGCAGTCAATGATGTGGAGCTGATGATGACCATGCCAAAGGGTCTTACGGCTTCCACAGGAATGGATGCCATGACCCATGCCATTGAGGCGGCCGTGGCAAAGAGAGCCACCCCTTTTACCGATAAAGACGCCCTTTGGGCAATGGGCGTGATCAGAGAATACCTTCCGGAAGCGGTGTCTGACGGAAGCAATGAGAAAGCCAGAGAGATGATGGCTTATGGAGAATACAGCGCAGGAATGGCCTTTTCCAATGCAGGTCTTGGCATGGTCCATGCCATGGCCCATTCCCTGGGAGGGCTTAAGAATCTGCCGCACGGCATCTGCAACGCGGTTTTGCTGCCCTTTGTTATGGAATTTAACGGAAGCAGGCCGGAGGCCGCCAAACGGTATAAGAAGGTGGCAGAGGGGCTTAAGCTTCCCGGGGCAGCTGCAATGACGGGGGAAGAGGCTGTAAAGGAATCGGTGTCCTGCATCAGACGGCTGTCAAAGGAAGTTGGGATTACGCAGAACTTACGGGAACTTAAGGTAGATCCTGAAGATTTTAAGGATCTGGCTCAAGTGGCGATGCGGGATTCCTGCATGGAGGACAATCCCTTCAAACCGACGGTCCGGGAAGTTATAGAAGTATATGGGAAAGCGTATGGCCTTTAA
- a CDS encoding CoA-transferase subunit beta, with amino-acid sequence MEEKYRICDIMVCAMARLIPNGGKVFHGVSSHMPMTALLLAKALHAPEAVHLNIPGGVDPDPMRLKKYTSAGPELLERSTGYFPLMEVFDLAMRGELDMAFLSGIQFDFHGNVNASVIGDYKKPKVRMPGGAGSAVLIPTAKRAILWRTKHDKRTFVKQVDFVTTRGNVDRIVTPLCIFKMENGEMVLETIHPTSSLEEVRDNTGFPIKYSHIDYTPLPTREELNALKRIDPGDFRNIEF; translated from the coding sequence ATGGAAGAAAAATACAGAATCTGTGATATTATGGTCTGCGCCATGGCCCGCCTCATACCCAACGGCGGCAAGGTCTTTCACGGGGTATCCTCCCATATGCCCATGACCGCGCTGCTGCTGGCAAAGGCGCTTCATGCGCCTGAGGCAGTGCACTTGAATATTCCGGGAGGAGTGGACCCGGATCCAATGAGGCTTAAAAAATATACCAGTGCAGGTCCGGAGCTTTTGGAGCGTTCTACAGGATATTTTCCTTTAATGGAAGTATTTGACCTGGCCATGAGAGGGGAGCTGGATATGGCATTCTTAAGCGGGATCCAGTTTGATTTTCACGGCAATGTCAATGCGTCGGTCATTGGAGATTATAAGAAACCAAAGGTAAGGATGCCGGGAGGAGCGGGCAGTGCCGTTCTCATTCCAACGGCAAAGAGGGCGATTCTCTGGAGAACAAAGCACGATAAACGTACCTTTGTAAAACAGGTGGATTTTGTGACTACCAGGGGAAACGTGGACCGGATCGTCACTCCTTTATGCATCTTTAAAATGGAAAACGGGGAAATGGTCCTGGAAACCATTCATCCAACTTCCAGCCTGGAAGAGGTAAGGGATAATACCGGATTCCCCATAAAATACTCCCATATCGACTATACGCCCCTTCCCACAAGGGAAGAACTGAACGCGCTGAAACGGATCGATCCGGGAGATTTCAGAAATATAGAATTCTAA
- a CDS encoding CoA transferase subunit A, with the protein MNKVMSLQEAAARIHDGDILGLGGNVLHRAPMAMVRELVRQNKRDLKLVKTAGAMDVDILCFGGCVSSVDAGFISYESEYSLAGHYRRAVESGAVKGNEHACYTVISALRAASYGVGFMPVKGLVISDLIDANDYFVRVEDPFTREPVTVVRAIKPDVAVIHVQEADKEGNARITGPLFEDVLFSRAAKKVILTTENIVHGSSFTGSLKKSDIPHFLVEAVVRVPKGASPCSCPGVYDIDGKNLREFKELKDLDGLKAYLKAFETSDYKG; encoded by the coding sequence ATGAACAAAGTCATGTCTTTGCAGGAGGCGGCAGCCCGGATCCATGACGGGGATATCCTTGGTCTTGGAGGCAATGTGCTCCACCGGGCGCCCATGGCAATGGTGCGGGAGCTGGTCCGGCAGAATAAAAGGGATTTAAAGCTGGTAAAGACCGCTGGGGCAATGGATGTGGACATTCTCTGTTTCGGAGGCTGTGTTTCCAGCGTTGATGCCGGCTTTATCAGCTATGAGAGCGAATATTCCCTGGCAGGCCATTACCGCAGGGCGGTTGAGAGCGGAGCTGTAAAAGGAAATGAACATGCCTGCTATACGGTGATCTCTGCCCTGCGGGCTGCCAGCTATGGGGTGGGCTTTATGCCGGTAAAGGGACTTGTGATCAGCGATCTGATCGATGCAAATGATTATTTTGTGCGGGTCGAGGATCCATTTACAAGGGAGCCGGTTACCGTGGTACGGGCCATAAAGCCGGATGTTGCGGTGATTCACGTTCAGGAGGCGGATAAAGAAGGAAACGCCAGGATCACAGGACCGTTGTTTGAGGATGTTTTATTTTCAAGGGCAGCAAAAAAGGTCATCCTGACAACAGAAAATATTGTCCACGGATCTTCCTTTACAGGAAGCTTAAAAAAGTCGGATATCCCCCATTTTCTGGTGGAAGCGGTGGTCAGGGTGCCTAAGGGAGCTTCGCCCTGTTCCTGCCCGGGAGTCTACGATATTGACGGAAAGAACTTAAGGGAATTTAAAGAACTGAAGGATTTGGACGGCCTTAAGGCTTATTTAAAGGCATTTGAAACGTCTGACTATAAAGGATAA